The Deltaproteobacteria bacterium sequence GCGGCAAGGGCCGCGGCGGCCAAAAGCATGAGGCCCCTGTCGCGGAAGAACTCGCTTACCGCGATCACGATTCTCGTCGGCAGCGGTAACTCGACGGCCGCAGCCTTGAAGACCTGCATGAAACGCGGGAATACGAAAGCGAACAGGATGAATATGAGGCCCCCCACCGCGGTCACGACGGTCGCGGGATAATATGTCGCCTGCTTGATCGTCTTCGAGAGCTCCTCCTGCCATGTAAGGAAGCGCACGAGGTCCCCGAGGACCGCTTCGAGATTCCCGGTCGTCTCCCCGGACCGCACGATGTTCACGTAAATCTCGGGGAACGTCTCCGGGTGCAACGCGAAGGATTCGGAAAGCGACGCCCCCGACTGCAGGTTCCTCCTTACATCCTGTATCACTTCGCGGAAACCGGCATGTTCGGTCTGGTCGGCCAGGTCTCCCAATGCGGCCACGACGGAAACACCGGCGGCGACAAGCGTCTTCATGTGAAAGGTGAAAGGGATGAGGTCGGCCCGACTCGTTTTCTTCCGGAACAGGGACAGGCCGCCCGCATTCTTCCTCTCCCTGGCGCTCAACAGGTGGAGTCCCATTATCGATAGGGCGTCGCGCAGCCCGTTCTCGTCCGCAGCCGAGAGCGTCCCCCTGACGCTCTTTCCGTAGTCATCGACTGCGTTGTATTCGTAGTGCGCCATTACGTGACCCGAACCGCCTCATCCAGCGTGGTCATGCCCCGCAACGCCTTGGCGACCGCGTCCTCCCTCATCGTCTTCATTCCCTCGGCCTTCGCGGCGGCGAGGAGGTCCTGGCTGTTCCCGCGCTCCATCACGAGCCGGGTGATCGCAGGCGTGACTTCCATGATCTCGTAGACGCCTACCCGCCCGCGGAATCCCGTCCCGCCGCACTGACCGCACCCTGCGCCCTTGACAAGCCCCCCATTGACCGACTCCCGCGGAATGCCCGCGAGATCGAGCGTATCCGCCGACGGGATGTAGTTCGTCCTGCACTTGGAGCAGTTGGTCCGCATGAGCGTCTGCCCGACGATCGCACGGATCGAGGAAGCGACGAGGAACGGCTCCTGGCCCATGTTGATGAGCCGGGGGATCGCGCCCGCGGCGTCGTTGGTGTGAAGCGTGGAAAAGACGAGATGGCCGGTAAGGGACGATCGTATCGCGAGTTCCGCCGTCTCGGCGTCCCGCATCTCTCCCACGAGGATGACGTCGGGGTCGTGCCGCAGGATCGACCGCAGTCCCGCGGAGAAGGTCAGCCCGGCCTTCACGTTGATCTGGCACTGGCGGATGATCGGCAGCTCGTACTCAACCGGGTCCTCGAGCGTGATTATGCTTCGGTCGAGCGCGTTTATGTGGGAGAGTGCGGAATAAAGGGTCGTCGTCTTCCCGGAGCCGGTGGGTCCGCATACGAGGATGATCCCGTGCCTGCTTTCTATGGAGCGCTTGAACCTTGCGAGCGTCAGTTCGTCGAACCCGAGCGCTTCGAGGCCCAGGACCAGCCGCGTGCGGTCGAGGACGCGCAACACCATGTTTTCGCCGTGGGAGGTCGGAAGCGTGGAGACACGCAGGTCAACCTTCCGCTTTCCGATGTAGAAATTTATCTTGCCGTCCTGGGGGAGGCGGGTTTCCGCTATGTTCATTCCCGAAATGATCTTGACGCGGGCGGTTATGGCCGGCTGGAGAGGCTTAGGGAGCGAGGGCCCGGGCCGAAGTTTGCCGTCGATCCGGTACCTGACGCGGAAGATGCGTTCCTCGGGCTCGAAGTGGATGTCTGTCCCGCCTTCCTGCACGGCGGTAAGGAAGATCTGTTCCACAAGACGGACTATCGGCGCCCCGGCGGCGAGGTCGGAGTCAGAGACCCGCCCGGACTCCACCTGTCGGACGGACTTCTGGATGATCTCCTCGAGAGAACCTCCTCCCCCGTAGTACCGGTCGATGGAGGCCATGATGCTCGACTCCGCGGCCGAGACGACGTCGATCATGTAACCGGTCGCGCGGTGGACCTCGTCGATGGCCAGAATGTCGAAGACGTTCACCATGGCTATCGTCAAGCGGGGAGGCTCCAGCAGTATCGGGACGATCTTGTGCCGCCTCGCGAGCGACTCGGGCACGGCCTTGGTGGCGGCGGGTTCCACCAGGTAGTTGTCGAGCTGGACGAATGTGACGCCCGCCTCCGAGGCGAGCGCCGAGGAGATCAGCTCCTGGGTGACGAAACCCAGATTGATCAGTATCTCGCCGATCCGATCGCCGGTGCGCTTCTGCTCCCGCAGCCCGAGCTGCAGCTGGTCGGAGGTTATGACTCCGGCCTCGATAAGCCGCTCCCCCAGGAGCTTCCCCTTGCGGGGAGCCGCAGTCGCCGCACCTGCGTCGGACCTTTTCATCTTCTCTCCTTAATCCTTATTCCGCTTCCTTGCTCCGCACCGCCGCTCCCGGACATCCATGGCATCCGGCTGCTCTCGCAATCCCCGGCGACAAAAAAGCCGAAGAGTGTCTCTTCGGCTTTTTCTCTCCTCCCGATGACGCCTTCTACCGGATGCGGACGCCGACGTCGTCCCCACCCGGCGTGGTCGTCGCCGCGGCGATGTTCGTCTCTACGACTCCGTTCGGCCCCGCGGAGAGGACCCACACGGGAACCGGGGGTATCGCCGCGCTGACGAATTGAAGCGCGTTAATGACGTACGGTCTCCCCCATGGATCGGTGGTGAGCTGGGCCGTGTAAGGACCGTTCCACCGGTTATCCCCTGTGGCGGTGTAAGTATGCCCGTTCTGGACCAGGTGGGTATCGAGCTGATTCCAGGCCGCTCCGGCCGCAGCCCAGCCGGTTGCGCTGCCGAAGAATGCGGCGGTCGGGGTGGTGGCGCCGGTATACAGGCCGTTGTAGTTCGCCGTGGCTGTGTCGCGGTTCGGCCACCTTCCGAGGTCCTTATATGCGTTCGTCACGGCCGCCGCGAGCACCTGCTCTTCGTTCCTTGCCCGCGCCGTTCTCGAATCCTCTATGTATTTCGTGATGAAAGGCGTGAGGATCGCGGCAAGGATCGCGATGACCGCAACGACAACGACGACCTCGATCAACGTAAAACCCGAATCCTTTCTTTTCCGACCCATGAACTCCTCCTTCAGATACGGCCTTTGAGCCAAGGCTTATTTTTTTGCATTAATGAACCTAAATTCCCATTCGTTTACGGCTATTCACGCCTTTTTTCAAACCCATCCATGAATTGACGTATCGGAAAGAAAGTGAAAATCTTCATCATCAGAAGGAAAATAATTACCCATCCATTGCGAAAATATCGTTTTCAGGGGGAAATCTCATTGATTCCGGCAATATTACGATTATGACTGTCGAGTTTGCACCGGGGTGAATTTTCCCGGCTTCATTGACAGGCCGTGATTGCCGGATTAATCGGAAACGGCGAACGGCGGGTTATTCGTAATCCTTCGCCAGGTCTTCGAAGCGGGTGTAAGGGTTAAGGAAAGCGAGTTTGACGTCGCCGGTCGGGCCGTTGCGGTGCTTCCCGACGATCACTTCGGCGATCCCTTTCTTGTCTTCAGGGGTGTTTTCCTTTTCGTACATTTCTTCCCGATAGATAAATAGTATCAAGTCCGAATCCTGTTCTAAAGCCCCGGAATTATGAGAAATTATTCCGTCCGCAAGCCATGAGGATGGTCCCGGAACCGTTAAATCGAACGCTTCCTCGGCTCCATCCTGTTTCAGGTCAACCACCCGATCCCAGAACAAATCGCTGTTCACCCACTTAAGAAGAGCAGCATCATCGAGGAGACCGGCGTATTGCGCAAGCGTATCTCGAGAAGGCGCGAAAGCAAAATGCGCGTTACCTCCATAGGAAGTGCCGCGCAATTCTGCCATTGCACGTTGGGATATTCCCATGGCATTCATTGCTTTCTTCACATGCTGGAACACTTCCTCGGGCAAGGTATCCACATTGGTATTCGACTCGACGAACGCCAATTCGTTCCAAAGTTTATCGGCTGGAATGATTCGCGGACCGAATGCTCCTACCGTCTCCAAAAAATGTTTCTGTTGTTCGGCGCCGGAGACATACACATTGAAAACCGGGCGGTAATTTGCTTTATGCACCGTGCGTATCCTGGAAACGATTCCAAGCCGCAACAGAAGTGCGGCCACGTCTTTCGCCAGACCTTCGCTTGACGAACAGAAATACACTCCCGCCGACCCCCTGGATCCCTCCTTGCGACAACATATGCTTCCGTCCGTCGCCCAGAGATGCCTCAGCAACAACGCAATCTGTTCGTTGTCGAATCGGAAGACCTCGGCAGGTAGTCTCTTTTCGTGCGACCGCTGTCCGAAGATCCCCAGTTCGCGCAACCAAAGATTGACACCGGCCGGATGCCAGCGGTTGCCGTTCCCGCTGATCATCAACTGGTGCCATTTTCCCCGCCCCCGATAACGGGTCACCTTCGCTCCAAACTCGTTTTCAGCCGCCTGGGTAACGGCAAGGCTGTTTTCTTCGGAAGCGGTCGTATACCGCATCGGTTGATTGCTCAGATAGCTGCCATCACCGACGAGTTGTCCCAGCAAGGCAATCCTGTCTTCCGGCCACCGGACGATGCGGGAGGGTTCGGGGACCCTGCGGGCAATCGCAAGCCGCTCGCCCGGTTTCATATCCTTTACGCGCACCCATCCGCAGGCTCCGTAAAGCAGATGTTCCTCCGTGGCACGGATGGTGCGACCGCTCGCCAGGGTGATCCGCATTACCGGCTTCTCTCCCACGGACCAGATCTTGTCGCTCCATGCGGGGACGATGCGCCCCTCGGAGGACATCGCCCAAACTTCGGCCTGTTTTCCCACCAGTTCCCGAATGGGCACCCTGCAGCCATCCGTCGTCATGACGAGAGTATCACCCGTCACGCACTCCCTCAAATCAGACATCAGCGGGCGCTTATCCGTGCGATTTTCCACGCTGCGGCTGAGCTGCGAGATGGCAAGGAGAGGGATGTTCAGCTCCTTCGCAAGCGCCTTCAGTGAGCGGGAGATCTCCGATACCTCCTGCACGCGGTTATCAGAGGAACCTCGGAAGGTCGCCCCCCGCATCAACTGGAGGTAGTCGACCACCATCAGCCCGATGTCCTTCTCTTTCTTTAGCCTGCGCGCCCTCGCCCGCAGCTCGAGGGCGGTGAGGGAATCGGAGTCGTCGATGAAGATCGGTGCTTCGGAGAGCCTGCCGACCGAAGCGACGATCCGGTTCATCTCCTCCTGCGCCAGGTACCCGCTCCGCATCTTGCGGGAGTTGACGCGCGCGTCGGAGCAGATCATCCGGAGCGCGAGCTGGTGGCGGCTCATTTCCAGCGAGAAGATCGCCACGGGCAGCTTGTACCTTATCGCCGCGTTCCGGGCGACATCGAGGCAGAAGGCGGTCTTCCCCATGCTGGGGCGCGCCGCGACGATGACCATGTCCGACCGCTGGAAGCCGGAAGTGAGCTGGTCGAGATCCCGGAAGCCCGAAGGAACCCCTGTGATCAGCTCCTTCTTCTCGTAGAGCTTCTCGATCTCCTTCATCGACTCCTTGGCCATCTCCGCCATCGAATAGTAGGAGGGCTTGATCTTCTCCTCGGCGATCGCGAAGATCGCCTGCTCCGTCTGGTCGAGGAACTCGTCGACCTCGGAGACCCCCTGGAACGCCGAGGTGCTGATCTGCTGCGCCACTGCGATCGCTTTTCGAAGGATCGCGGTGTTCTTCACCAGCCGTGCGTATTCGCCTATGTTGGCGGAAGTGGGAACGTTCTGGATGAGATCGGAGAGGTACGCGAGCCCGCCGACTTCCTCCTCCACCCCCCGGTCCTTGAGGGCGGTGGAAAGGGTGAGCTGATCGATCGCACGTCCCCTGTCGTACAGGTCGACCATCGCGGAGAAAAGGGTTCGATGCGACCCCTGGTAGAAGTCATCCGCGCGCAGGATCTCCAGCGCGGAGTTCATGAGGTCGTTGTTGAGAAGAATGGATGCGAGCACCGCCTGTTCGGCGGCAAGGTTGTGCGGGGGAACACGGAGCAGGGAGGTGTCGGTGCCGGGAGACGGCGTCGGCCGCGAACCGTTCATTGACACCTCCCGCGCCCTTGAATCGCTACGATTCCGCCACCACGCTCACGGAGATTTCGGGAAGGTGGTCTCCCCCCGCCTTCACTTTCACCTTGTAATCTCCAAGATGCTTTATGGGATCGGGCAGCTGGACAAGCTTCCGGTCGACCGGGACGCCTGCCTTTTCGAGCGCCTCGGCAATGTCCCGTGACGTGATCGCGCCGAAAAGCTTTCCCTCCTCGCCCGCCTTGGCGGGGATAGTGACGGAGACGGCCGCGAGTTTCGACGCCAGCGATTCGGCCGCCTTGAGGGACTTCTTCACCCTGGCCTCGATCACCCGCTTGTCGTGCTCGAGTGTCTTCAGGTTCCGGAGGTTCGCAGTCACGGCCAGCCGCCGCGGGATCAGGAAATTGCGCCCGTACCCGTCGGCCACCTTGACGATGTCGCCCGCCTTCCCCAGCTTCTCGATATCTTCGCGCAGAATGACCTTCATGCCCCCCTCCTACCGGACCTGCGTGGCGGTGAACGGGATCAGGGCCACGATGCGAGCCTTCTTGATTTCTACGGTCAGCTTCCGCTGGTGGCTGGCGCAGACCCCCGAGATGCGCCGTGGGACGATCTTCCCGCGCTCGGAAATGAACTGCTTGATCATGTAGACGTTCTTGTAGTCGAGCTGAAGTTCCTTTTCCGCGCAGAACCGGCAGAACTTTTTCCTGACGTAACGCTTCTTCGGCCCTCCCGGCCCGCCTCCTTCGCGGGGACCGTTATGCCGGGGTCTCATCATCGCGCTCATCGTTCCTGTTCCTCCTGGTTATCCATCATTTGAATGGTATCGTTTCGTACCGTCGCTCAGAACGGAGTGTCGTCGTCGATGCCTTCGGCGGCCGGCGCGGACGCGCCTTCCTGGGCGCCCTTCCCCTGCCCGCCGCCCGGCGCGCCGAGGAACTGGACGTTTTGCGCCACCACCTCGATCTTGCTGCGCTTGACCCCTTCAGTCTCCCACCGCCGCTGCCGGAGCCGCCCCTCCACCAGGACGGGCCGTCCCTTGGAAAGGTATTCCGCGCAGTTTTCCCCCTGCTTGCCGAACACCACGATGTCGAAGAAGGACACGTCTTCCTTGACCTCGTTGTTCTGGCGGAAGCGGGAATTCACCGCGATCCCGAAGCTGGTTACCGAGAGGCCGGAGGGCAGATAACGAATCTCCGGATCCCGGACGAGATTTCCGGCCAGGATGACCCGGTTGAAAGTGACCATAGGGGTCTCCTACTGGGCCGGTGCGGCCGGAGGCGCGCCTTCCGCCGGCGCCTGTTCTTCCGGTGCGGACGGGGGCTCGGCGGCCGCCGCCTTCCCCTTGATTTCCATTTCCACGCGGGACGTCATATGGCGCAGGATCCCGTCGAAGATCTTTATGTTGCGCTCCACTTCCTCCACTACGCCGCGGTTTCCGGAGTAGGTGAGGAACGTGTAGAACGCGTTGACCTTCTTGCGGATCTGGTAGGCCATCTTGCGGTTTCCCCAATCGTCCTGCTTCAGGACCTCCCCCTGGTATGAAGCGACCACCCCCGCCAGTTTGGCGAGGAACTCCTTGCGGCGCTCTTCGGGGAGTTCGGGGTCGAACAGAATGACGGTTTCATACTTCTTCGGCATTGGGATTCTTAGCCTCCTTTCGGCTGATCGAGCCCCCGGACTTTCCGCCGGGAGCAAGGAGTATTTCGCCCTCCGCCGTTTTCGGGGAGGGACAGGTGCGTTTTGCGTTCCAGCGCGTCATCGCCTTGTCGAAACCGTCTCTCATGATATCCCGGACGGCCTCCCCGGCGGCGGCGACTCCGCCGAGAAAAATTTCGCGGACCTCAGTAGCCGGCGGCGAAAGAACGTAGTCCGCCGGGTCCACACCTTCCGGCGGCCTTCCGACCCCGACCCGGACCCGCAGAAACGACAAAGTCCCCAATTCCGCCTGAAGGGAGCGCAGGCCGTTGTGCCCGCCCGTCCCACCGCCCCGCTTGAGCCTTACCTGGCCCGGGGGAATATCCAGATCGTCGTGGATGACGATCAGGTCCTCGGGGGATTCGGCATAGTTCCTGTAGACCGGCGCAACCGCGACGCCGCTCAGGTTCATGTACGTAAGCGGCCGCGCAAGGAGGACGGCGACTTCTTCCGCCTCGCCCGTACCGCACTCGAGGTTCCCGGTTCGGGAAAGCCTCGCTCCAAGAGAGCGCGCCAGCCGCTCCACCGCCAGAAACCCTGCGTTGTGGAGCGTCCCGGCGTACCTGCGGCCCGGATTCCCCAGGCCTACGACCAGGAGATCCGGCCTGCTACGGCTTTTCCTTATCCTTTTCAGCGGGCTCCGCAACACTGGCGCCCTCCGCAGCCTCCGCGCCTTCCTCCGGCGTAGGCGTTACAACTTCCTCGACCCTCGGCGTGTGGACCGAGGCGATGGTCATCTTCATATCCTTTTCCACCGGCTGGACGCCTTCGGGGAACGTTACGTGCCCAAGCTGCATGGACTGGCCGATCCCGAGGTGCGACACGTTCAACTCGATGAACTCGGGAACGTTGTCCGGCGTGCACTCCACTTCAAGCGACCGGACGACCTGCTCCATAACGCCGCCAAGCTCGATCCCGGCCGCCTTGCCCCGCAGCTTGATCGGCACTTCGATCCGGAACTTCCGGCCGAGCGCCACCTCGTAGAAGTCCACGTGGATGACACGGTCCGTCCGCGGGTCCGTCTGCACTTCCTTGAGGACCGCGAACGACTCGCTCGCACCGGAATCTCCCTCCACGTTCATCTTGACGACCACCGTCCCCCGCCGGGCGGTGGTAAGGAATTTCTCCAGGGAGCGCCGCTCGAATTCCAGCGCCCGCGTCTCGAGCCCCTTCCCGTATATGATACCCGGAACCTTTCCCTGCACGAGCCGCTTCCGGTTGATCTCCTTGCCGGTGCCTTGGCGGCGGGCCGCCGCCAGTTCCATCATGGCCATGTCTTCGCTCCTTATATCCCTATACGAACAATGAACTGACGGAATCGTGGAAATGGATACGCTTTATGGCTTCTCCCAACAATCCGGCCACCGACAGCACCCTGAGCTTCCTGCACGATGATTTCGCTCCGAGAGGAATGGTGTCAGTGACCACCAGCTCTTCGATATCGGATTTTTCGAGCCGCTCGATCGCAGGCCCGGAGAGGACGGGGTGAGTGGCCAGCGCGAACACCCGTTTTGCGCCTTCCTTTTTAAGGGCGTTGGCCGACATCACGAGCGTTCCCGCCGTATCGACCATATCGTCGAGAAGGATCGCCGTTTTGCCTTCCACATCTCCGATGATGTTCATCACTTCGGCGACGTTCGGCATTATGCGCCGCTTGTCGATGATCGCCATGGGCGAATGAAGGCGCTTGGCGAACGCGCGCGCACGCTCCACTCCTCCCGCGTCGGGGGACACGATGACGATGTCGTTCCCGTAGTTTGCCTTTATGTAATCGAGCATCACCGGCGCGGAGTACAAGTGGTCCACCGGAATGTTGAAAAAGCCCTGGATCTGGCCGGCGTGGAGGTCAACCGTCAAAACGCGCGAGACTCCCGCAGCGGTCAGGAGATCCGCGATCAGCTTGGCGGTGATCGGTGCGCGGGGAAGCACCTTCCTGTCCTGACGGGCATACCCGTAATACGGAATGACCGCCGTCACCCGCTTGGCGGATGCGCGCTTGAGCGCGTCCATCAGGATCAGCAGCTCCATAAGGTTGTCGTTCACGGGAGGACAGGTCGGCTGGACGATGAACACGTCCACGCCGCGCACGTTCTCCCGGATCTCCACGTTGATCTCGCCGTCGCTGAACCGCCGCACTTCCGCGGCCGCAAGCGGAATGCAGAGAAACGCGCAGATCTCTTTCGCCAGCTCCACGTTGGCGTTACCCGAGAAAAGCTTGAGTCTGGCCACACCCTTCCCCTGTAGGGAGATTTCCGCAACCGAAAGTATGGAATCATATACTTCCCTCCGCAACTTGGCAAGCGGAAAAGGAGCGGAATTCCTGCCGAAGAAAATTCAAATTCGGGCGCGAACTGTTTCTTATCACCGCCGGAACATTGAGGCTGCACACCCGCCCGGCTTCGACCTTCCCCATTTGGGGAAACGACTCCCGATTCGGGTAACCAACGGAGCGACATCAATCCTTCCTGAAATAAAATATCCTTACGTTTCATGCAGTTTTGCTTTAGCCCAATCTTGGCATAATCCTTGAGTCAGATACATTGCGATTCGATTATATCCTTTGGAGGTGGGTAAAGATGAAGAAGTTCCTGGCGTTGATGGTGGCGTTGGTGTTCGCCGTTACGTGCTTCGGCACCGTGATGGCGGCGGAGCCCAAGGCTGCGGCCCCGGCCGAGCCGGCGAAGGCTGCTCCTGCGGCTGAGAAGAAGGAAGGCGAGAAGAAGGAAGAGAAGAAGAAGAAGCCGGCCAAGAAGAAGGCAGCGAAGAAGAAGGCCGACAAGAAGGAAGAGAAGAAAGACGAGAAGAAGGCAGAGCCCATGAAGCCCGCGGAGCCGATGGCGCCGAAGAAGTAACGAACGATCCGCACGCGGTATACCCGGGGCAGGGGGCCAACCTCCTGCCCTTTTCTATTCCCCCGCCAACGCGTTCACCTTCGCGGCCATGACGAAATCGTTCTCGTGCAGCCCCCTGATCTTGTGCGTATGGAAGGATACCGTGCAGTAACCCCATCCGACCGAAATGTCGGGGTGGTGGCCTTCAAGTTCCGCCAGGTCACCGATCTTGCGGGCGAAATCCATTGCCGACGCGAAATCCTTGAAACGGAATGTTCGCTCGATCTTCGCAGCTCCCCCCGCAATCGTCCATCCGGGAGTTTCCTCCAGGAATGCCTGCGCTTCCTCTTCCGGAAAGGGGGAAACCCCGCCCCGGCAGGGGACGCATTTCTTTTCCGCGAGACCCATGCGGCATTCTCCGGCCGACAGCCCCTCTTCAGCCGCGGGCGCTTATTTTTTTTAAGCGACCGTAGGCTGTACCATCCGACAGCCCCTCTTCAGCCGCGGGCGCTTGGTCTTTTTTGTCGGCACCGTCGGCTGCAAGGGGGCATGGAATAATAAGATGCGAAAACCGGGAAAGAGAAACGACGGGAGGCCGGATTCTTTTTCTGTTAACCCGAAGACGGGGAGGCCTCAAGCCGTTGCAGCTCTTCCAGGGCTTCCCTGATATCGCCTCTACGGTCTTCGGCGTTCTCGACGAGACCCCGGATCGTTGCGAGCTCGTCCCCCATGAACTCCGTCGATTGGCGGGCGAGGCCGCCGATCGAACGGTTCACGGCGTCGGACCATTGGGAGGCAAGACGGGATAGGTTCTTTTCCACCTCCCAGACTATCTGCTTCCGGAAGTGGCGGAACGCGAATCCCCGGAAAATTCCCATCGGGATCAGGAACCAGAGCAGGTCGATCTGCGTATCGAATGTCTTCCCTACCCGGACGTCGGGGCGCGTCGGTTCCTCGATCTCGGCATGGAACTGCGCCCCGGTGAAGGAAATCCCCAGGGCGCGCTCGATCTCCTTCCCCAGCCGGTCCTGGAACGCACGGACCGATCGCTGGAAGCCGGACTGAGCTTCGACCAGAAACCCCGCGAGGTGCGTTTCACCGTAAAAAGAGACCTCCGCGAGCCGTTCCCCGAGGGATACGAGCAGCCACTCACGGAACGATTTCGTCACCTTCGCCAGGTTTCCCCTCCACTCCTTTTCCACCTCGTCGAGATCCCGGTTCATCAGGTTCCGGATCTCCGCGTGATACGAATGGAACCGCTCCCCGGCAACCGTCCGCACGCGGGATTCAAGGTCGCGGACCTTCAGGCCGATCTCGGCCTTCACGAACCCGAGATCGCCGTCCTCGCGGGACATTGCCTCCCGCAGGTCCTCCCGCGCCTTCCCCGCGGCTTCCGCGGCATGGTTCGCAAGAAGCAGATATTGCCGGCATCCGCCGATGAGGAACCGGATCTTGTGTACGACGATCTCCTCGAATGTTTCCTCCCGCCGTTCGACGATCCGGCGGAAGAGGTGGTCCCGGACAGCGCTCCGCAAGTTGTCGAAGCCGGGACGGTTGGAGAACGGCAGGATCGCCACGTCCTTTCCCGTGTGCCGGTGGACCTGCCGCTTCGTGAACTCGACGACCGATTCAAGCTGTTCGGCAGAGACAAGATCTGCCTTCGTCAGAAGGATCGCCGTCTCGGGGGTGTGCCGGAACACTTCCAGCAGAAGATTGAGGTCCTGTTCGGAAAGGGGATGGTTGACGCTCACGGCGACGAGCGCCCCCCCGACCCGGGGAAGCCAATCCATGGAGACCTGCGTGTTGTGAGCGAAAATGCTCCCCAGCCCCGGGGTATCCACGAACCTCATCCCGCGAAAACTCACCAACGCCGGCAGCTCCACGTCCACGATCGATACTTCCTTTTCGTTCCCGGGATTCTTCTGCTCGGTCACGAATTCGGACAGGTCATCGAGAGGGATCTCCTCATCGCTCCCGTTCTGATGCCGGACGGC is a genomic window containing:
- a CDS encoding 50S ribosomal protein L25, producing MAMMELAAARRQGTGKEINRKRLVQGKVPGIIYGKGLETRALEFERRSLEKFLTTARRGTVVVKMNVEGDSGASESFAVLKEVQTDPRTDRVIHVDFYEVALGRKFRIEVPIKLRGKAAGIELGGVMEQVVRSLEVECTPDNVPEFIELNVSHLGIGQSMQLGHVTFPEGVQPVEKDMKMTIASVHTPRVEEVVTPTPEEGAEAAEGASVAEPAEKDKEKP
- a CDS encoding ribose-phosphate pyrophosphokinase, which produces MARLKLFSGNANVELAKEICAFLCIPLAAAEVRRFSDGEINVEIRENVRGVDVFIVQPTCPPVNDNLMELLILMDALKRASAKRVTAVIPYYGYARQDRKVLPRAPITAKLIADLLTAAGVSRVLTVDLHAGQIQGFFNIPVDHLYSAPVMLDYIKANYGNDIVIVSPDAGGVERARAFAKRLHSPMAIIDKRRIMPNVAEVMNIIGDVEGKTAILLDDMVDTAGTLVMSANALKKEGAKRVFALATHPVLSGPAIERLEKSDIEELVVTDTIPLGAKSSCRKLRVLSVAGLLGEAIKRIHFHDSVSSLFV
- a CDS encoding 4a-hydroxytetrahydrobiopterin dehydratase; its protein translation is MGLAEKKCVPCRGGVSPFPEEEAQAFLEETPGWTIAGGAAKIERTFRFKDFASAMDFARKIGDLAELEGHHPDISVGWGYCTVSFHTHKIRGLHENDFVMAAKVNALAGE
- a CDS encoding dynamin family protein, yielding MGNSNLKTNAADSRQAVVSRLERICREFRVDSLLPQLRAGEEVLREHGVVDVAVLGQFKAGKSSFLNGLIGRNVLPVNVLPATAVITRIGHGPSERAAVRHQNGSDEEIPLDDLSEFVTEQKNPGNEKEVSIVDVELPALVSFRGMRFVDTPGLGSIFAHNTQVSMDWLPRVGGALVAVSVNHPLSEQDLNLLLEVFRHTPETAILLTKADLVSAEQLESVVEFTKRQVHRHTGKDVAILPFSNRPGFDNLRSAVRDHLFRRIVERREETFEEIVVHKIRFLIGGCRQYLLLANHAAEAAGKAREDLREAMSREDGDLGFVKAEIGLKVRDLESRVRTVAGERFHSYHAEIRNLMNRDLDEVEKEWRGNLAKVTKSFREWLLVSLGERLAEVSFYGETHLAGFLVEAQSGFQRSVRAFQDRLGKEIERALGISFTGAQFHAEIEEPTRPDVRVGKTFDTQIDLLWFLIPMGIFRGFAFRHFRKQIVWEVEKNLSRLASQWSDAVNRSIGGLARQSTEFMGDELATIRGLVENAEDRRGDIREALEELQRLEASPSSG